A single genomic interval of Leptospira montravelensis harbors:
- a CDS encoding cupin domain-containing protein, with the protein MAKKIIYCFIFGITYLFCKPTTSVDTKDFVGNPEIKTISLSAFQSNTKSASEMENVETQIANLGSFSSSIAVAKSRTVFKEKTNASLVPRAIYILSGSGKIHFDDAEFPIKENDWVHFPPANAIDLEPTKGKVLKFLIFHGYWINKQ; encoded by the coding sequence ATGGCAAAAAAAATCATTTATTGTTTTATTTTCGGTATAACCTACCTTTTCTGTAAACCAACAACGTCTGTCGATACGAAAGACTTTGTTGGGAATCCAGAAATCAAAACCATCTCCCTCTCTGCGTTTCAATCAAACACCAAATCGGCATCAGAAATGGAAAACGTTGAAACACAAATTGCAAACCTTGGCAGTTTTTCCTCTTCGATTGCTGTAGCAAAATCAAGAACTGTTTTCAAAGAGAAAACTAACGCATCTTTGGTGCCCCGTGCCATATATATTTTATCTGGCTCAGGTAAAATTCATTTTGATGATGCTGAATTTCCCATCAAAGAAAATGATTGGGTGCATTTTCCTCCCGCCAATGCCATTGATTTAGAACCAACAAAAGGCAAAGTTTTAAAATTTTTAATTTTTCATGGTTACTGGATTAATAAACAATAA
- the katG gene encoding catalase/peroxidase HPI, translating to MRTIKISTMALLVLVLSPLGAADTKEPSSSMERQNISNQFWWPERLDLAPLRQHAAESNPMGRQYNYSKEFKDLNIQQLKEEIKTLMKTSQDWWPSDYGHYGPFFIRMAWHSAGTYRISDGRGGAGGGQQRFEPLNSWPDNANLDKARRLLWPIKKKYGKKISWADLMVLTGNVALESMGFKTYGFAGGRTDDWEADLVYWGPEKKWLADERYEGDRKLKNPLGAVQMGLIYVNPEGPNGNPDPLAAAKDIRETFGRMAMNDEETVALIAGGHTFGKAHGKADPSKHVGKEPAAAGIEEQGFGWKNNYKKGNAEDTITSGLEGAWTANPTKWTTQYLNNLFGFEWVQTKSPAGAIQWIPKDGAGANMVPDAHDKTLRHAPIMFTTDLALKFDPSYKVIAKKFQENPKEFELAFAKAWFKLTHRDMGPLSRYISKELPTEPLIWQDPLPVVDHKLVGTKEIEVLKAKIIKSGLTIPELVRTAWASAASFRSTDMRGGANGARIRLEPQKNWAVNDPEELSKTLKKLEKIQSEFNESGNKISLADLIVLGGNTGIEEAAKKAGIKLTVPFTPGRTDAKPEQTDVYSFSVLEPKADSFRNYYGPGNSLSPTEMLVDRSNLLSLTIPEMTVLLGGMRSLDGNAGKSKHGILTNRPGVLSNDFFVNLLDMSTKWQKSPLEDGLYEGLDRKTGAKKWTATSVDLIFGSHSELRAVAEVYAADDGKDKFVKDFVSAWNKVMMLDRFDVNK from the coding sequence ATGAGAACAATAAAGATTTCTACAATGGCCCTGTTGGTGCTCGTTTTGAGCCCATTGGGTGCAGCAGACACAAAAGAACCTTCGAGTTCTATGGAACGGCAAAACATTTCCAATCAGTTTTGGTGGCCAGAACGACTCGATTTAGCGCCCCTCCGCCAACACGCGGCGGAATCAAACCCAATGGGTAGACAATACAACTACTCCAAAGAATTCAAAGACCTAAACATCCAACAGCTAAAAGAAGAAATCAAAACATTGATGAAAACCTCGCAAGATTGGTGGCCTTCTGATTACGGACATTACGGCCCTTTCTTCATTCGGATGGCTTGGCATAGTGCAGGAACCTACCGAATCTCCGATGGACGAGGAGGAGCCGGTGGGGGACAACAAAGATTTGAACCACTCAATAGCTGGCCTGATAATGCCAACCTAGACAAAGCCCGTCGCCTCCTTTGGCCTATCAAAAAGAAATACGGAAAAAAAATCTCTTGGGCAGACCTAATGGTTTTAACAGGAAACGTCGCTCTCGAATCAATGGGATTCAAAACTTATGGGTTTGCAGGTGGTAGGACCGATGATTGGGAAGCCGACCTTGTTTATTGGGGACCAGAAAAAAAATGGTTGGCCGACGAACGATATGAAGGTGATAGAAAATTAAAAAATCCACTTGGGGCCGTTCAAATGGGTCTTATTTATGTAAACCCGGAAGGTCCAAACGGAAACCCAGACCCACTAGCAGCCGCTAAAGATATCAGAGAAACCTTTGGTCGAATGGCAATGAATGACGAAGAGACTGTTGCTCTGATTGCCGGTGGCCATACTTTCGGTAAGGCTCATGGAAAAGCAGATCCATCCAAACATGTGGGAAAAGAACCAGCAGCAGCGGGAATCGAAGAACAAGGGTTTGGTTGGAAAAATAATTATAAAAAAGGAAATGCAGAAGATACAATTACCAGCGGACTCGAAGGTGCTTGGACTGCAAATCCAACGAAATGGACCACTCAATATCTAAACAACTTATTTGGTTTCGAATGGGTGCAAACGAAAAGTCCAGCTGGTGCCATCCAATGGATTCCAAAAGATGGAGCTGGTGCCAATATGGTTCCGGATGCCCATGACAAAACACTTCGCCATGCTCCTATTATGTTCACAACTGACTTGGCTTTAAAATTTGATCCAAGTTACAAAGTAATCGCCAAAAAATTCCAAGAAAATCCAAAAGAATTTGAACTCGCTTTTGCTAAGGCTTGGTTCAAACTCACTCACCGAGATATGGGGCCGCTCTCTCGATATATCTCAAAAGAATTACCAACGGAGCCACTCATTTGGCAAGATCCATTACCTGTCGTCGATCATAAGTTAGTTGGAACAAAAGAAATTGAAGTTCTTAAAGCTAAAATTATAAAATCAGGATTAACAATTCCTGAGCTTGTGAGAACTGCTTGGGCATCGGCTGCAAGTTTCCGAAGCACAGATATGAGAGGTGGAGCCAATGGAGCAAGGATTCGTTTAGAACCTCAAAAAAATTGGGCAGTAAACGATCCTGAAGAACTTTCAAAAACATTGAAAAAATTGGAAAAAATCCAATCCGAATTCAATGAGTCTGGGAACAAAATCTCTCTTGCCGACTTAATCGTACTAGGTGGAAATACGGGAATTGAAGAAGCCGCAAAAAAAGCAGGTATAAAGCTGACTGTACCTTTTACACCGGGAAGGACAGATGCAAAGCCAGAACAAACAGATGTTTATTCCTTTTCTGTTTTAGAACCAAAAGCAGATTCCTTCAGAAACTACTATGGACCTGGAAATTCATTGTCACCAACAGAAATGTTAGTCGATCGTTCCAATCTATTGTCTTTAACCATTCCTGAAATGACAGTGCTCTTAGGTGGAATGAGATCTTTAGATGGCAATGCAGGGAAATCAAAACACGGAATTCTGACAAATCGTCCCGGAGTCCTAAGTAACGATTTTTTTGTCAATTTACTTGATATGTCGACTAAATGGCAAAAGTCTCCGTTAGAAGATGGACTTTACGAAGGTTTAGACCGCAAAACAGGCGCTAAAAAATGGACAGCAACTTCTGTGGACCTTATTTTTGGATCTCATTCAGAGTTACGAGCTGTGGCAGAAGTTTATGCGGCAGACGATGGCAAAGACAAATTTGTAAAAGACTTTGTTTCTGCTTGGAACAAAGTAATGATGCTTGATCGTTTTGATGTGAACAAATAA
- a CDS encoding high-potential iron-sulfur protein has protein sequence MQKTSRKQFFTTSFSWMASLYLLEGGFGLLNQIYADKKISAPFPDDLHPVLESDPTAKALGFHQDAKDTDFNLYPERKEPTAKNQFCKHCVQYTQVNEGWGKCNIITTGVVSSKGWCSAWTKRS, from the coding sequence ATGCAAAAAACTTCAAGAAAACAATTTTTTACCACATCGTTCTCTTGGATGGCCTCCCTCTATCTTTTAGAGGGAGGTTTTGGTTTGCTAAACCAAATATATGCAGATAAAAAAATTTCTGCACCTTTCCCTGATGATTTACATCCAGTTTTAGAATCTGATCCCACTGCCAAAGCTCTTGGATTCCACCAAGACGCAAAAGATACTGATTTTAATTTGTATCCAGAGAGAAAGGAACCCACCGCAAAAAATCAATTTTGTAAACACTGTGTCCAGTATACACAAGTAAACGAAGGATGGGGAAAATGTAATATCATCACCACTGGAGTTGTATCTTCCAAGGGTTGGTGTTCTGCGTGGACCAAGCGATCCTAA
- a CDS encoding ATP-binding protein produces the protein MSTETTIREFANALFSSLPDGNYVFLSESGEILEAVASQTNPLQVGQNSIGKSFQDLLPESLAAVKDTFTQVIESGTSFASRYSLPKLQLVIKLAPCLLPNSTEKYVLFSALELKEETDKDLSEIERSVVQYEENLHKEIIKIFNWRHEIEGKGNHKDWMEKALPNLNTSLMQGSGLGALVTTVGSLIKKAKKEGSHHIIPSPIYDLLEENFSSTKKLVKTLAEAQIVFEGSETKKEITTLKEFRNMIQEEVSFLSDMAAIKNQRFHISNSQTSAETKFYSHFALLRTAIRELLINAMKYGQESSDIYVLFMKAGEKLSLKILNAPMDQSIQQINFKKSEEIILFQPFYRVNKYVDERFSKEEFGLGLGLPIVKKILEDMNAKIYFNLLDSNIYNNQSSEVSVTLEFDIAI, from the coding sequence ATGTCTACAGAAACCACAATCAGAGAATTTGCGAATGCTTTGTTTTCTTCTCTACCCGATGGAAACTATGTATTCCTCTCTGAAAGCGGAGAGATTCTAGAAGCAGTAGCTTCTCAAACAAACCCTTTGCAAGTTGGACAAAATAGTATTGGAAAATCATTTCAAGACCTCCTTCCCGAATCTTTAGCAGCAGTTAAAGATACATTCACTCAGGTAATTGAGTCAGGTACATCGTTTGCATCTCGTTATTCTTTGCCCAAACTTCAATTAGTGATCAAACTTGCACCGTGTTTATTACCAAATAGCACCGAAAAGTATGTATTATTTTCTGCATTGGAACTAAAGGAAGAAACCGATAAGGATTTATCTGAAATCGAAAGGTCCGTGGTTCAGTATGAAGAAAACCTACATAAAGAAATCATCAAAATCTTCAATTGGCGGCATGAAATTGAAGGAAAAGGGAATCACAAGGATTGGATGGAGAAAGCCCTTCCCAATTTAAATACCTCTTTAATGCAAGGATCGGGACTAGGTGCACTTGTTACCACAGTTGGCTCCTTAATAAAAAAAGCAAAAAAAGAAGGAAGCCATCATATTATCCCCTCACCCATTTATGATCTGTTAGAAGAAAATTTCAGTAGCACTAAAAAGTTAGTAAAAACTTTAGCAGAGGCACAAATTGTTTTTGAAGGCAGTGAAACCAAAAAAGAAATAACCACTCTTAAAGAATTCAGAAATATGATTCAGGAAGAAGTATCATTTCTTTCTGATATGGCTGCTATCAAAAACCAAAGGTTTCATATCTCAAATTCACAAACAAGTGCAGAAACTAAATTCTATTCTCATTTTGCCTTATTACGAACTGCAATTAGAGAATTACTAATTAATGCAATGAAATATGGTCAAGAAAGCTCTGATATTTATGTTCTATTTATGAAAGCAGGCGAAAAACTTTCTCTTAAAATTTTAAATGCACCAATGGACCAATCAATTCAACAAATAAACTTTAAAAAATCTGAAGAAATCATTTTGTTTCAACCGTTTTATCGGGTAAACAAATATGTGGATGAACGATTCTCCAAAGAAGAATTTGGATTGGGACTTGGGTTACCGATTGTTAAAAAGATATTAGAAGATATGAATGCGAAAATATATTTCAATTTATTAGATTCAAATATTTACAATAACCAATCATCTGAAGTTTCTGTCACATTGGAATTTGATATAGCAATTTAA
- a CDS encoding chemotaxis protein CheW produces MNNLEMENLSDESDDYDDEDTLEGRYLIFSLADRSYGIEIKFITEIVGMQNITEIPDMPTFIKGVINLRGKVIALIDVRDRFRMQSIGYNDKTCVIILSVNQQLIGLIVDTVKEVIKIPANHMEEAPKFGEHQGNQFIKSIAKVSDDVKVLLNIEKLLKDEDKLALDTAISNQS; encoded by the coding sequence ATGAACAACCTAGAAATGGAAAACCTTTCCGATGAATCTGATGACTACGATGATGAAGACACTCTCGAAGGCCGTTACCTGATTTTCTCACTTGCTGATCGAAGTTATGGGATAGAAATCAAGTTTATCACAGAAATTGTTGGGATGCAAAACATTACAGAAATTCCAGATATGCCAACCTTTATCAAGGGAGTCATCAACCTACGCGGAAAAGTAATTGCACTCATCGATGTCCGTGATCGATTTCGGATGCAATCCATAGGATATAATGATAAAACTTGTGTCATCATTCTTAGTGTGAATCAACAGTTAATTGGCCTGATTGTTGATACCGTCAAAGAAGTGATTAAAATCCCTGCTAACCATATGGAAGAAGCTCCAAAATTCGGTGAACACCAAGGGAATCAGTTTATCAAATCTATAGCTAAAGTTAGTGATGATGTAAAAGTATTACTAAATATTGAAAAGTTACTTAAAGACGAAGATAAACTCGCACTAGATACAGCGATTAGCAACCAATCTTAA
- a CDS encoding methyl-accepting chemotaxis protein has translation MLNLNSMTVKGKLILGFSLLIFFIGIGTGSGIYSVNIFNQKVTDLVLIYSPKVQLSEKIRTKFIWLARNEKNLILDQTMELMNQRLTARKKYASELFGYIEDLEKLGNEKDKAKLKELRVAYDEYAAAFEEVKVVALKNLTQQAQDISSIKGRPAADRFDAIADDIAGMAAADMDEANKLTDEYYQGIFIFMAGLFVVSAIVSVLIAAWIIVSITKALNSAVEIATTVSTAAEQVSSTAYSLSQGASEQAASIEESTASIEEMSSSVTQNSQAANETNDIASKSANETTKGRESVFKTLDAMKNISSKIKIIEEIAYQTNLLALNAAIEAARAGKHGKGFAVVADEVRKLAERSQVAAQEINQLSFNSVSLAEEAGRVIEEIVPSIQKTAELVSSIADASREQSSGINQITLAMTQMDQTTQIAASSSEELAATSNELKEQSGHLMEIMGTLVKIDKDKLSLAKQKRINTNKPGDLKNIAAEFGKNNKNSNGFGSGIEHNSLTEKF, from the coding sequence ATGTTAAATTTAAATTCAATGACAGTCAAAGGAAAATTGATCCTCGGATTCAGTTTGCTAATCTTCTTTATCGGTATCGGAACCGGATCGGGTATTTATAGCGTTAATATTTTTAACCAGAAAGTCACCGACTTAGTTTTAATTTACTCACCAAAGGTACAACTCTCCGAAAAAATCAGGACTAAATTCATCTGGCTTGCACGAAATGAAAAAAACTTAATTCTAGATCAGACGATGGAGTTAATGAACCAAAGGCTTACCGCTAGAAAAAAATATGCCTCAGAACTATTTGGATACATTGAAGACTTAGAAAAACTTGGTAATGAAAAAGACAAAGCAAAACTTAAAGAACTTAGAGTTGCATATGACGAGTATGCTGCTGCTTTTGAAGAAGTTAAGGTTGTAGCTTTAAAAAATTTAACGCAACAAGCACAAGATATTTCAAGCATAAAAGGAAGACCTGCAGCTGACCGATTTGATGCCATTGCTGATGATATTGCTGGTATGGCTGCCGCAGATATGGATGAAGCAAATAAACTCACAGATGAATATTACCAGGGAATATTTATTTTCATGGCTGGTCTTTTTGTTGTATCTGCAATAGTTTCTGTCCTAATCGCCGCTTGGATTATTGTCAGCATAACCAAGGCACTAAACTCTGCAGTAGAAATTGCAACAACAGTTTCAACGGCAGCAGAACAAGTATCCTCTACCGCTTATTCACTCAGCCAAGGAGCAAGTGAACAAGCGGCATCTATCGAAGAATCAACTGCATCTATTGAAGAAATGTCATCATCGGTAACTCAAAATTCGCAAGCAGCAAATGAAACTAATGATATCGCATCTAAATCAGCGAATGAAACAACCAAAGGAAGAGAGTCAGTTTTTAAAACATTGGATGCAATGAAAAATATTTCATCCAAAATCAAAATCATTGAAGAAATTGCATATCAAACCAACTTACTAGCGCTAAACGCCGCAATTGAAGCAGCTCGTGCAGGAAAACATGGTAAAGGCTTTGCGGTCGTTGCTGATGAAGTCAGAAAATTGGCAGAAAGAAGCCAGGTAGCAGCCCAAGAAATCAACCAACTGTCTTTCAATAGTGTTTCGCTCGCGGAAGAAGCGGGAAGAGTCATTGAAGAAATTGTTCCAAGCATTCAAAAAACAGCGGAACTTGTCTCTTCTATTGCAGATGCCTCGAGAGAACAATCCTCCGGAATCAACCAAATTACTTTGGCTATGACACAGATGGACCAAACAACTCAAATCGCAGCCTCTTCATCGGAAGAATTGGCAGCTACATCCAATGAATTAAAAGAACAATCTGGTCACCTAATGGAAATTATGGGAACTCTAGTAAAAATAGATAAAGATAAATTATCATTAGCAAAACAAAAAAGAATTAATACAAACAAACCAGGTGATCTAAAAAACATTGCAGCAGAATTTGGGAAAAATAACAAAAACTCAAATGGTTTTGGGTCGGGAATAGAACACAATTCTCTGACTGAAAAATTCTGA
- a CDS encoding chemotaxis protein CheA: MGREQLLLDFIPEGFELIEVCESAILSIEEINGQDGEYDEDLINNLFRAVHTFKGSSGLLKLESLVKISHEAETLMDILRKEKKLPSEDICQVLINTCDQLRTLLQKVEKTKSNPELDDESEAIIEVLQREIKQLQLETIGAEPEILTPIKKKSFEIFGEDEIKTEPIVSTKKPAFEIFDESPNYKLDASTLSAEPVLAVESKTEKKNTEILKAEKTQLEKDSTNNTTTTQKKEIKVANEKLDALMDLVGELVIAESNVTQHSLLKSLKNEDFNSSINRLHKIVLDLQEVALSTRMIPISGVFQKMSRLVRDLQKKANKKVALYISGEETEIDKSIVDLIADPIIHILRNSIDHGIETSEERALSGKPEVGTIQLSARQSVNEVWVMIRDDGRGLNREKIIQKSVERGILSGDTEHLSDQEIYNLIFVPGLSTADAVTDISGRGVGMDIVRQNIEKMGGKIEIHSRMHKGTSFILRIPLSLGIMEGTVVRIGKKFFTIQTIELREFVSLRDKKEIPLEDNQKVIDVRGTFIPIFDINQILNHRDEVVYDGIDPLMIILEYEKKLLGIRVDEIVGNQNVVIKPLQGILEEANGVNGFTILGSGNVSLILDVKSIFQAMHRSET; this comes from the coding sequence ATGGGAAGAGAACAACTCCTACTCGACTTCATACCTGAAGGTTTTGAACTGATTGAAGTTTGTGAATCGGCTATCTTGTCTATTGAAGAAATTAATGGACAAGATGGTGAATATGATGAGGATCTAATCAACAACCTCTTTCGCGCAGTTCACACTTTTAAAGGTTCGTCTGGTTTACTAAAGTTAGAGAGTTTAGTTAAGATTTCTCATGAAGCAGAAACCTTAATGGATATTTTGCGTAAAGAAAAAAAGCTTCCTAGCGAAGATATTTGCCAAGTTTTAATAAATACCTGTGATCAGTTGCGAACACTTCTACAAAAAGTAGAAAAGACAAAATCAAACCCTGAGTTAGACGACGAATCAGAAGCAATCATTGAAGTTTTACAAAGGGAAATTAAACAATTACAGTTAGAGACAATCGGAGCCGAACCAGAAATTTTAACTCCTATCAAGAAAAAGAGTTTTGAAATTTTTGGTGAGGATGAGATTAAAACGGAACCTATTGTTTCCACAAAAAAACCTGCATTCGAAATTTTCGATGAATCGCCAAATTATAAGTTAGATGCATCAACATTATCTGCTGAACCTGTTCTTGCTGTTGAAAGTAAAACAGAAAAGAAAAACACTGAAATTTTAAAAGCAGAGAAAACCCAATTAGAAAAAGATTCTACGAACAATACAACGACTACCCAGAAAAAAGAAATCAAAGTTGCCAATGAAAAATTAGATGCACTTATGGATTTAGTTGGAGAATTAGTGATTGCAGAATCAAATGTAACACAACACTCACTACTCAAATCTCTCAAAAACGAAGACTTTAATTCTTCCATCAATCGACTCCATAAAATTGTTCTAGATTTACAAGAAGTAGCCTTATCTACACGAATGATACCTATCAGTGGTGTTTTCCAAAAAATGTCACGTTTGGTTCGTGACCTTCAAAAAAAGGCAAACAAAAAAGTTGCCTTATACATCAGCGGCGAAGAAACGGAAATTGATAAATCAATTGTTGATTTAATTGCTGACCCAATCATTCACATACTCAGAAATTCTATAGACCACGGAATTGAAACTTCAGAAGAACGTGCGTTATCTGGTAAACCTGAAGTGGGAACAATTCAACTGAGTGCTAGACAATCAGTGAATGAAGTTTGGGTTATGATTCGTGATGATGGTCGCGGGCTTAATCGAGAAAAAATCATACAAAAATCAGTTGAACGAGGAATTCTCAGTGGAGACACCGAACATCTTTCTGACCAAGAGATTTATAATCTAATTTTTGTACCAGGTTTATCCACTGCCGATGCAGTGACAGATATATCTGGACGCGGCGTAGGTATGGACATTGTACGTCAAAATATCGAAAAAATGGGTGGAAAAATTGAAATTCATAGCCGAATGCATAAGGGTACTAGTTTCATTTTACGCATTCCACTGTCCCTGGGAATCATGGAAGGTACTGTCGTTCGCATCGGTAAAAAGTTTTTCACCATTCAGACCATTGAGTTACGTGAGTTTGTTAGTCTTCGTGATAAAAAAGAGATCCCACTTGAAGATAACCAAAAAGTAATCGATGTTAGGGGAACTTTTATTCCAATTTTTGACATAAACCAAATACTAAACCATCGAGATGAAGTTGTTTATGATGGTATTGACCCATTAATGATTATTCTGGAATACGAAAAAAAACTACTTGGTATTCGTGTCGATGAAATTGTAGGAAATCAAAACGTCGTCATAAAACCATTACAAGGCATATTAGAAGAAGCTAATGGAGTGAATGGCTTTACTATTCTCGGCAGTGGAAACGTAAGTTTAATTTTAGATGTAAAATCAATTTTTCAGGCAATGCACAGAAGCGAAACATGA
- a CDS encoding protein-glutamate methylesterase/protein-glutamine glutaminase, with translation MIKLLIVDDQNVVRNVLSEMFSGDKSIEVVGTASNALEAKKLVPQLRPDVISLDVDMPGMTGIEFLDWLMPNFPTPVIMLSTYTETGANATIQALQRGAMDFVKKPDGTESDFLRMLKELTFKIRKFGLLSKPKQHITPQNPTKLAGLKGKQTNIKLIAIGASTGGTQALDYILHHLPNDLPPIVVVQHMPEHFTTLFAQRLNQTTGLPVKEAANGDILETGHVYLAPGDQHLLVRRLAGRYYLEVEFFDKVSGHRPSVDVLFNSISQGKMGNNCLAILLTGMGRDGATGLKGVKEAGGRTIGQDEESCVVYGMPKEAFLLGAVEKQASLSTIPNVILQILES, from the coding sequence ATGATAAAGCTCCTGATTGTTGATGATCAAAATGTTGTACGAAATGTACTTTCAGAAATGTTTTCTGGTGACAAATCAATAGAAGTTGTAGGTACAGCATCCAATGCACTTGAAGCCAAAAAATTAGTTCCGCAACTTCGCCCAGATGTAATCAGTTTAGATGTGGATATGCCTGGGATGACTGGGATCGAATTCTTAGATTGGCTAATGCCAAATTTTCCCACGCCGGTAATCATGTTAAGCACATATACTGAAACAGGTGCTAATGCAACTATCCAAGCTCTCCAACGTGGTGCAATGGATTTTGTAAAAAAACCAGATGGAACTGAATCTGATTTTTTACGAATGCTTAAAGAGTTAACATTCAAAATCAGAAAATTTGGTCTTCTATCAAAACCAAAACAACATATTACACCCCAAAATCCGACTAAACTTGCTGGACTCAAAGGTAAACAAACAAATATCAAATTGATTGCAATTGGAGCGTCTACCGGAGGAACGCAGGCCCTAGATTATATTTTACACCACTTACCAAATGACCTACCTCCAATTGTAGTAGTGCAACATATGCCAGAACATTTTACTACTTTGTTTGCACAACGTTTAAACCAAACGACTGGTCTTCCTGTAAAAGAAGCCGCTAATGGAGATATCCTTGAGACTGGTCATGTTTATCTTGCACCAGGTGATCAACATTTACTAGTTCGCCGTTTGGCTGGTAGATATTATTTAGAAGTTGAATTTTTTGATAAAGTAAGCGGACATCGGCCGTCAGTAGATGTTTTATTTAATTCCATATCGCAAGGGAAGATGGGTAACAACTGTTTGGCTATACTGTTAACAGGTATGGGTAGAGACGGTGCCACTGGTTTAAAAGGCGTAAAAGAGGCAGGAGGAAGGACCATTGGACAAGACGAGGAATCATGTGTTGTTTACGGAATGCCAAAAGAAGCTTTTTTATTAGGTGCAGTAGAAAAACAAGCCAGCCTCTCTACTATTCCCAATGTTATATTACAAATCTTAGAATCATAA
- a CDS encoding response regulator, with amino-acid sequence MSKKILLCDDAPTALKLMEMVLGDEGYEIFKAENADQAMKSLELNGPFDGCVFDVNMPGKNGIELSREFLAHPKGVGANILIVSTESSDHLRQAGKDAGVKAWIVKPFDDEDLIEVLKRIIN; translated from the coding sequence ATGTCAAAAAAAATATTGTTATGCGATGATGCACCAACTGCACTGAAACTCATGGAAATGGTTCTTGGTGATGAAGGATACGAGATCTTTAAAGCTGAAAATGCAGACCAAGCCATGAAAAGTTTAGAATTAAACGGTCCCTTTGATGGATGTGTTTTTGATGTCAATATGCCAGGTAAAAATGGAATTGAATTGTCCCGTGAATTTTTAGCACACCCCAAAGGAGTTGGTGCTAATATTTTAATTGTATCCACCGAATCTAGTGACCATTTAAGACAAGCAGGAAAAGATGCAGGGGTAAAAGCATGGATTGTCAAACCATTTGATGATGAAGACTTAATCGAAGTATTGAAACGGATTATTAATTAA
- a CDS encoding chemotaxis protein CheD has product MKQKVYLNIGEAYFTSGNYEIRTILGSCVSVCLFHEKTKLSAINHILLPGSMDKLEEKQSLRYGITAMELLINEFVKMSISRNHLKAKIFGGSQTLNLKTNNVGSKNILFVKDFLQTEKIPIISEDTGGELYRKLVFHTDNFDVFITKLQPNVSSEILTQERHFETKVRERMVKKTSIFTF; this is encoded by the coding sequence ATGAAACAAAAAGTGTATTTGAATATCGGAGAAGCCTATTTTACTTCAGGTAATTACGAAATTCGTACAATTCTTGGCTCATGCGTATCTGTTTGTTTATTTCATGAAAAAACAAAACTTAGTGCCATCAACCATATTCTTTTGCCTGGAAGTATGGATAAATTGGAAGAAAAACAAAGTTTGCGTTATGGTATTACGGCGATGGAGTTATTAATTAATGAGTTCGTGAAAATGAGTATTTCTAGAAATCATTTGAAAGCTAAGATATTTGGTGGTTCACAAACTTTAAATTTAAAAACCAACAATGTAGGTTCGAAAAACATACTATTCGTAAAAGATTTTTTACAAACTGAAAAAATTCCAATTATTAGTGAAGATACAGGCGGTGAATTATATCGAAAACTTGTTTTTCATACTGATAATTTTGATGTTTTTATCACAAAACTACAACCGAACGTATCTAGTGAAATTCTAACGCAAGAACGCCATTTCGAAACAAAGGTACGTGAAAGAATGGTTAAAAAAACATCAATATTTACATTTTAA